In Halosegnis marinus, one genomic interval encodes:
- a CDS encoding class I SAM-dependent methyltransferase, with translation MGFHTFDADRAAVLDDPARFAYCSAEELYALLAPAPDATVADIGSGTGLYTDRVAAFVGRVRAVDVQPEMHDRYRENGVPDNVDLVTAEAADLPFADGELDGVVSTFTFHEFADEGALAELRRVLAPGARVAVADWSGAGAGADGPPLGERFSAAEAESMLADAGFDVGPTSERRETFTLGARRN, from the coding sequence ATGGGCTTTCACACCTTCGACGCCGACCGGGCGGCCGTGCTCGACGACCCGGCCCGCTTCGCGTACTGCTCCGCCGAGGAGCTGTACGCGCTTCTCGCGCCCGCGCCGGACGCGACGGTCGCGGACATCGGGAGCGGCACCGGCCTCTACACCGACCGCGTCGCGGCGTTCGTCGGTCGCGTCCGCGCCGTCGACGTCCAGCCCGAGATGCACGACCGCTACCGCGAGAACGGCGTCCCCGACAACGTCGACCTCGTGACCGCCGAGGCCGCGGACCTCCCGTTCGCGGACGGCGAACTCGACGGGGTCGTCTCGACGTTCACGTTCCACGAGTTCGCGGACGAGGGGGCGCTGGCGGAGCTCCGGCGCGTCCTCGCGCCCGGCGCGCGGGTCGCCGTCGCGGACTGGTCCGGGGCCGGCGCGGGCGCGGACGGCCCGCCGCTCGGGGAGCGGTTCTCCGCGGCCGAGGCCGAGTCGATGCTCGCCGACGCCGGGTTCGACGTCGGGCCGACGAGCGAGCGGCGCGAGACGTTCACCCTCGGCGCGCGACGGAACTGA
- a CDS encoding universal stress protein has translation MTTVLVPYDDSPMAERAFERALADYPDADVHLLRVIDFAEASYGVPIEGGTAGYLDSWERSVREDAEASFEAARETAAERDFAGEIHSHVETGPPARTVVRFAEEHGADYVVMGSHGRSGASRILLGSVAEGVVRRAPCPVLVVR, from the coding sequence ATGACGACCGTCCTCGTTCCGTACGACGATTCGCCGATGGCCGAGCGCGCGTTCGAGCGGGCGCTCGCGGACTACCCCGACGCCGACGTTCACCTGCTCCGCGTCATCGACTTCGCCGAGGCCAGCTACGGCGTCCCCATCGAGGGGGGGACGGCCGGCTACCTCGACTCGTGGGAGCGGTCGGTCCGCGAGGACGCGGAGGCGTCGTTCGAGGCGGCCCGCGAGACGGCCGCGGAGCGCGACTTCGCCGGGGAGATACACTCGCACGTCGAGACCGGGCCGCCGGCACGCACCGTCGTCCGGTTCGCCGAGGAGCACGGCGCCGACTACGTCGTGATGGGGAGCCACGGCCGCTCCGGCGCCTCGCGCATCCTCCTCGGCTCCGTCGCCGAGGGCGTCGTCCGCCGCGCGCCGTGTCCGGTCCTCGTTGTCCGGTGA
- a CDS encoding rubrerythrin-like domain-containing protein has translation MQHNPADLDVSTYECYECGTRVESEAHQGTCPDCAGSVRNITVVRE, from the coding sequence ATGCAACACAACCCGGCGGACCTCGACGTCTCGACCTACGAGTGTTACGAGTGCGGCACGCGCGTCGAGAGCGAGGCCCACCAGGGCACCTGCCCGGACTGTGCGGGGTCGGTGCGCAACATCACCGTCGTCCGCGAGTAG
- a CDS encoding carbohydrate kinase family protein: MTRPDFGRVVACPDGSVDTFVHVHDVNGRVESRAAFGRRVAAGERSFRFVPRRRAPGGQSVTAARQADRLGAATTLFGHCDDPLFEFPFRVESLGDPAAVTVCTFEGEDLMLATDSSALADCDAARLRDAGTYDTPADAICVSNAVSVPGIGDVLRGFGPGDAPVVFDPGPITGIDPDRARRLGATLRDLAAGREVVVTPNADETEAFAAALGVAAEAPAEPLRDALGVAAVVVHAHPASVVADADGTREVPAPDVERTARTGGGDCFVGGLTAALSGGWDLDPAVELANRCAAYRVSTDRIGGRADLL; encoded by the coding sequence GTGACCCGCCCCGACTTCGGCCGCGTCGTTGCCTGCCCGGACGGCAGCGTCGATACCTTCGTCCACGTCCACGACGTGAACGGACGCGTGGAGTCGCGGGCGGCCTTCGGCCGGCGCGTCGCCGCCGGCGAGCGGTCGTTCCGGTTCGTCCCCCGGCGGCGCGCGCCCGGCGGCCAGTCGGTCACGGCCGCGCGGCAGGCCGACCGCCTCGGCGCGGCGACGACCCTGTTCGGCCACTGCGACGACCCGCTGTTCGAGTTCCCCTTCCGCGTCGAGTCGCTCGGCGACCCGGCCGCGGTTACCGTCTGCACCTTCGAAGGCGAGGACCTGATGCTCGCGACCGACTCGTCGGCCCTCGCCGACTGCGACGCCGCCCGCCTCCGCGACGCGGGCACGTACGACACGCCGGCGGACGCTATCTGTGTCAGCAACGCGGTGTCGGTCCCGGGCATCGGCGACGTGCTGCGCGGGTTCGGCCCCGGCGACGCCCCCGTCGTCTTCGACCCCGGCCCGATAACGGGTATCGACCCCGACCGCGCGCGCCGGCTCGGGGCCACCCTCCGCGACCTCGCGGCGGGCCGGGAGGTCGTCGTCACCCCGAACGCCGACGAGACGGAGGCGTTCGCCGCCGCGCTCGGGGTCGCCGCCGAGGCACCGGCGGAACCGCTCCGCGACGCGCTCGGCGTCGCGGCCGTCGTCGTCCACGCCCACCCGGCCTCGGTCGTCGCGGACGCCGACGGAACCCGGGAGGTCCCCGCGCCGGACGTGGAGCGCACCGCGCGCACGGGCGGCGGCGACTGCTTCGTCGGCGGCCTGACCGCGGCGCTGTCCGGCGGATGGGACCTCGACCCCGCGGTCGAACTGGCGAACCGGTGTGCCGCCTACCGGGTCTCGACCGACCGCATCGGCGGCCGCGCGGACCTGCTATAG